A segment of the Aureimonas sp. SA4125 genome:
GGGATCGCCGATGCGCCCGAGCGGGGTGCGCGACAGGATGCGGGCCTCGGCGCCCTTGTCGCTGGCGACGGCCGCCAGGAGATCGGTCATGATCGAGCCGGGGCCGATCGCGTTGACGCGGATGCCATAGGGGGCGAGCGACAGGGCCATGGTCTTGGTCAACTGATTGAGGCCGCCCTTGGAAACGGAATAGCCGACCTGGTCGGGCAGGGCGAAGACCGCGTTCACCGAGGACATGTTGACGATGGTGCCGGCCGGCCCGCCGCGCTTCACCGACTGCACCATGTGGCGGGCGACCGCCTGGCCGCAGAGGAAGGCGCCTTTCAGGTTGACGCGGAGAACGCGGTCGAAGTCGGCTTCCTCGAGGTCGAGAAAATCCGCCTTGTGGACGATGCCGGCATTGTTGACGAGGATGTCGATCGCCGAAAACCGCGCCTGGCAGGAAGCGACAAGCCGCGCGACGGCCGTCGCGTCGGAGACGTCGGTCGCCGTGAAGGCGATCGTGCCCTTGTCGCCGAGATCGTCGACGGTCTTCTCTCCAGCCGCCGCGTCGACGTCGGCGATCATCACGCTGGCGCCCTCGGCCAGATAGCGCTCGGCGATCGCCCGCCCGATACCCTTGGCGCCACCCGTGACGATCGCAATCTTGCCGCTCAGTCTCATCTGGAATTCCCTTCATCACTCTGCTGGATGCGGCAGGCAGTATCAGAGCATGCCGGGAAAATCAGCCATGACCCGTGACGGCAGCCTACGGCGCTCATGCGCCGTCGACGACGGTCGGCTGTCCGACAAATGGGTGGCTCCCGCGGAGACGCTCAAGAAGGGATTGCCGTCCGCCGTCAGGTCTCTGGAATAGAGGGAGGGAGAGCCGGTTCGGCTCGGCCGGCTCGCCAAGTGCAGGCGGCCGCCTGTCCGCCCGCCGCCATGCACCGAACCACAGGTTTTTTGATCCGCACACCTGATAATGAAAGGGCTGCGGAAAGATGCGGATCGCAGATGTGGAAGGATTGTGGCTCATTGCATCGATCACTTACGCTGATGGTGCATATACGGTAACTTTCGAATTGGTTGCATTTGGAGAATACGATGAGCGCGATGGAAAAGAGCCTTCGGCGCGCGCTCGAGGCGGGCGACGCGCGGGACCCGCAGTTTCGCGATTCGATCTACTCGGCATCCGAACGCGCGCTCGAGCGGCTGCTGCGGGATACGCCGGCCGACGAAGAGACGGCCTATGCCCGCCGGGTGCTCCTTGCCGAGACGATCAACAGGATCGAGGCCGACTATTTCGAGCCCGTCGGCGAGCCCGAGCATGTCGGCGAAGCATTCGAGGAGCCGGGCGATGCTGCCGCGTTGCAACATGAGCCGATCCACCGGCAGGAGGAAGAACGCTTCATCGCCGAAAGCGAGGACGCAGCGCAGGCCGGCGACGGCGTCCCGCTGTTCTGGGCGAACGGGCAGCAGGGCGACGTGCTCGCTGCGGAAGTCCCCGATGACGACGGCCGGCCAGCGGCGGCGCGCCCGTCCCCCGATGCCAGCGAGGCGGGCTCCGGCATCGCCTGGTCGCCCAAGGCCGGAGGCTCCTGGCGGGCCCTCCCGAAAAGCAAAGGGCGTCTGGGGCTGCCGGGTGTGCTGGCGCTGGCCGCTCTCCTCGCCCTCCTCGCGGTGATCTATGTCCTTTACGGCGCGATTTTCGCCCCGTTCGAACAGCGTGCCGCCGCTGGGAGTGCGGCAGCCACGGATGCGGCCGGCACCCCGGCCGCCGAGTGGATCAACATCTTCGACGGCCGGCAGCTCGACGTCATATCGACGCCGTCCGGCGGCACGGTCGACGGCGTCACCGTCAAAGACCTGCCGGCCGTGCGTCTTGCGCCCGCGGCAAAGGGGGGCGAGATCAACGTCGCCATTGGTCCGGGCGTCGTCAGCACGATCAAGGGTCGCAGCGTGAGGGTCGAGGTCGTCGCCGGCTCGTCCGACGGCAACGCCCGCGAATTCGGCATCCGCTGCCTCTTCGGCGAAGAGACCGCCTGCGGGCGCCAGCGTTTCCGGACGGAGCAGGCAAGCGAGACCTTCGTCTTCGACATGGCCGTGCCGGCCGCTGCCTCGGCCGCAGGGGTGCTGGCCATCGATCCGCAGCTCGGCGCCGAGACCGGCAATCTCGACCTCTATTCGGTGCGCCTGCAAAGCGGTGCCCGCAACTGACATGCGAACGCAGCATTCGCCTGTCATGCTGGCAGATGCTCGATTCCCATCGCCACCCTTGCCCCGCCCAGCGCCCTCGTCGCGCCCCGAGGAGCGGACGGAAGCCGGGCCTGCCAAGCCGGAGTATTCTTGACGACGATCCCTTCCAGCCCGGCGCCCTCCAGCCCGGCCCCCTCCGGTCCGGGCGGCGCCCATTCCAGCGAAGAGACGGACGGGCCGCGCCGCACGGTCTCGCTCCGAAGGGTCGCCCTTGCCGGCATCCTCGGTTTCGGCTTCGCGATGGCCGTCGATCTGCCGTCCTGGCAGCCGGTGCTCGCGGGCTTCTTCCTGATGATGGCGATCTGCTTCGTGCCGCGTCGGAGTGTCCGACGGATGCGCGCCAGCGACGAAATCCGCCGCCGCCAGTCTCCCCTGTGGCCGGATGCCGGCACCAAGGCGGTGGTCGAGGCCATGCTCGAGCCGGCCTTCGTCATCGACCGCAACCTCCTCTTGCGCTTTCGCAACGGCGTCTCGGAACGCGCCTTCGGCAACATGACGCTCGGTGACGCGATATCCCTGCGTTTCCGCTCTCCCGAGCTTCTGGCGGCGATCGAGGCCTCCGTCGCCGACAGGAAGACCGGCAGCGCCGACTTCGTCGAGGGCCGGTCCTCCGACCGGTTCTGGTCCGTCGACATTCTTCCCATTCCCGCCTCACAGGGCGAGCGCCCCTCCTTCTTCCTGCTGCTCTTCCGCGACCGCACGGCCGAGCGCCGGATCGAGCGCATGCGCACCGACTTCGTCGCCAATGCCAGCCACGAGCTGCGCACGCCGCTCGCCTCGCTGATCGGCTTCATCGAGACGCTGCAGGGCGCGGCCCGGGACGACGCCGTCGCCAGGGCGCGCTTTCTCGACATCATGCGCGACCAGGCCGCGCGCATGTCGCGGCTGATCGACGACCTCCTGTCGCTGTCGCGCATCGAGATGAAGCGGCATGTGGCGGTGGAGGGGAGGGTCGACCTCGCCGAAATCCTTCGGGAAGTGCGCGAGGCGCTGGAGCCGTTGGCAGGCGAAAGCGCCCTGTCGATCGAAATCGAGGCCGAGCCCGGCGCCCACATCGTTGCCGGCGATCGCGACGAGCTGCTGCAGGTCTTCTCCAATCTCGTCGAGAACGCCTGCAAGTATGGCGAGGGCGGCAAGCGCGTGGTGATGACGCTGAAACGAACCCGCGGACGCGATGGCGCCTTCGTGGAAGCTTCCGTCTCTGATTTCGGGGCGGGCATCGCGGCCGAGCACGTGCCGCGCCTGACGGAGCGATTCTACCGTGTCGAAACCGCCGGCTCACGCGCGCGAAAGGGGACCGGCCTCGGGCTTTCGATCGTGCGCAACATCCTCGTGCGCCACCGCGCGCGGCTTCTCGTCCACTCCGTGGTGGGGCAGGGATCGACCTTCACCGCACGCTTCCCGGTCAAGGACATCCACTGACGCCGCGATTCTCGATTTGAAAAAAATCAGTGGGTTAGACTGTCATAAAACTGCAATCAGACTGTCATAGAGACTTCGTGCAACGGGTCTACACCAACCCGTGAACCGCAGCCGACTTCGAGAGACGGCGCGCCTTTCCGGTTCGATCCACGAAACTCCTCAAGGAGAAATCCCCGTGACCATTCGCACCATCGCTGGCCTCGCGCTCGGCACCGCCCTTGCGCTCGTGGGCCAGGCCCATGCGCAGAGCCGCGACAACATCCAGGTCGTCGGCTCGTCGACGGTCTTCCCGTACAGCCAGGCGGTTGCCGAGCGCTTCGCCAACACCGCCTCTTTCAAGTCCCCGGTCGTCGAGTCGACCGGTACCGGCGGCGGCATGCAGATCTTCTGCGGCGGCATCGGCGCCCAGACCCCGGACTTGACCGGCGCCTCGCGCGCTATGAAGAAGTCCGAATTCGATCTCTGCGCCAAGAACGGCGTGACCAACGTCACCGAGATCCTCCTCGGCTACGACGCGCTGTCGCTGTCGAGCGCCCAGGGCGGGCCGGACATGGACATCACCAAGGCCCAGCTCTTCCAGGCGCTCGCCGCCGAAGTCGAAGTCGACGGCAAGATCGTCGCCAACCCCTACAACGCCTGGAACGAGATCGACGCCTCGCTGCCCGCCGAGCCGATCCTCGTCTACGGCCCGCCGCCGACCTCCGGCACCCGCGACGCCTGGGTCGAGCTCGTGATGGTCGAAGGTTGTGGTGAATTCGCCGCGATCGAGGCGCTCGAGAAAGAGAAGAAGGCGGAAGTCTGCGAGCGCATGCGCACCGACGGCAAGTTCGTCGAAGCCGGCGAGAACGACAACCTGATCGTTCAGCGTCTGGCTGCCGATGCCAAGGCCTTCGGCATCTTCGGCTACTCCTTCCTCTATGAGAACCAGGACAAGCTGAAGGGTGCCTCGATCGCCGGCGTCAAGCCGAGCGAAGAGACCGTGAAGTCAGGCGAATACGCCGTGTCGCGTCCGCTCTTCATCTACGTCAAGAACGACCACCGCACGGCGATCCCGGGCCTCAACGAGTTCCTGACCGAATATGTCAGCGAAGGCGCGATCGGCACGGGTGGCTATCTCGAGGAGCGCGGTCTCGTCCCGCTCAGCGCCGAGGAAGCCGCCAAGGTTCGCGACGCCGTCACCAACTCGACCGCGATGACGTCTCCGGCTTCCTAAGCCGAAGCCTCTTCGTCGTTCAACGTCCCGTCAGTCGCTTCGCGGCTGGCGGGATTTCGTGGGAGACCGCATGTGAGCCTGTCGCTGACCCTTCTGATCCCCCTGATCCTTGCGGTCGTGGGCTACCTCGTCGCCAAGTCGAAGGCCAAGGCGCTCGCCCCGGTTCTCGGCACGAAACTGCACTCCCTCCCCAGCTATCACGGCTATCTCGTCGCGCTCGCGATCCTGGTGCCGAGCTATGTCATCATCTTTCTGTGGCTCTTCCTGGAGCAGTCGGTCCTCAAGGCCATCATCGTCGCCGCGCTGCCTTCGACCATGCTGGACGGAGCGCTTCCGGCCCAGGTCAGCCTTCTGGTCAGCCAGGTTCAGCAGGCCGCCTCCGGCGCCACTTTCGGGACGCCCGATCCCGCCATCCTCGTGGCGGCCGAGCGCCTGAACGAGGCCGCGGCGTTTTCGCGCTGGGCCCTTCCGGCGGTCATCATCGTGGTCGCCGTGGCCGTCGTCGCCTTTCTGATCTCGCGGATCGCCGTTCGCTTCCGGGCGCGCAATCTCTCCGAGATGATCATGCGTGGTCTCCTGCTCTTCTGCGCGTCGCTGTCGATCTTCGCCACGCTGGGCATTCTCATGTCCCTCCTGTTCGAGGGCATCCAATTCTTCTCGCGCGTCTCGCCGCTGGAATTCTTCTTCGGGACGAAGTGGGACCCGCAGATCGCGATCCGTGCCGATCAGGTGGGCTCCACCGGGGCTTTCGGTGCCATTCCGGTGTTCATGGGAACCCTGACCATCGCGCTGACGGCGATGTTCGTCGCGCTGCCCGTCGGTCTTTTCGCGGCGATCTACATGGCCGAATTCGCTTCGCCGCGGGTGCGCAACGTCGTCAAGCCGCTGATCGAGCTGCTCGCCGGCATTCCGACCATCGTCTACGGCTTCTTCGCGGTGCTGGTCGTCTCGCCCCTGCTACGCGATTGGGCCGGGTCCGCCGGCATCCAGATGTCGCCGACGGCGGCGATCGTGCCGGGTCTGGTGATGGGAGTGATGCTGATCCCCTTCATCTCCTCGCTCTCCGACGACGCCATCACGGCCGTGCCGCAGGCCCTGCGCGACGGTTCCCTGGGTCTGGGCGCGAACAAGGCCGAGACGATCACCCGCGTTCTCCTGCCGGCCGCGCTTCCCGGCATCGTCGGCGGCGTCATCCTCGCCACGACGCGCGCCATCGGCGAGACGATGATCGTCGTCATGGCCGCCGGCCTGACCGCAAACCTCACCGCCAACCCGCTCGACGGCGTCACGACGGTGACCGTGCAGATCGTGGCGCTCCTGACCGGCGACACCGAGTTCGACAATCCGAAGACGCTCGCCGCTTTCGGTCTCGGCCTGACGCTGTTCCTCGCGACGCTCCTCCTCAACCTCGTGGCTATCCAGATCGTCAAGAAGTATCGGGAACAGTATGACTGACATTCCTTTGACCGACCGACTCGCCACCCCGACCGCGAGGGAGACGACCCGGTCCCGCATCAGGGCGGGTCTCGCCGGACGCAAGAGCGCGCAGCGGCGCCTGAAGATCTACGGGATCGCCGCGATCGTCTTCGCCCTGACCATGCTCGGCGTGCTGGTCTCCTCCGTCATCTCCACGTCGCTCCCGGCCTGGACGCAGACGCAGATCCTCCTCGACATCACGGTTCCCGAGGGCGGACCCGGCGCGCCGACCGCCAACTACGGAACCGTGGTCGACAATGCCGTTGCCGCCCTGTTTCCTGCCGCAGAACGCGACCGGGCCGAGCTTCGGCGACTGACGTCGATGCTGAGCAACGGCGCCCAGTACTGGATCCGCGACGCCATGGCGGCGACCAGTGCGGCACCGGGAACCGTGGTGCCGATCTGGGTCCCTGTGTCCGACGCCTATGAGCAGTTGTACGAGGGCATCATCCTCGCCTCGACGCCGGAAAATCGCCGGCCGCTCAACGACGGTCAGATCGATCGGTTCGAGGAACTGCAGCAGCAGGACCGGGTGCGCTCGGTGCTCGACTGGGGCCTCATCAACAACGCCGACAGCCGCTTTCCGGAACTCGCCGGTCTGCGGGGCGGCCTCGTCGGCACCTTCTACCTCCTCATCGTCTGTCTCTGCGTCAGCGTTCCCATCGGCGTCGGAGCCGCCGTCTACCTCGAGGAATACGCCCCGAAGAACAAGTTCACCGATTTCATCGAGATCAACGTGAACAATCTGGCGGCCGTGCCCTCGATCGTGTTCGGTCTGCTCGGCCTTGCTTTGTTCCTCGGCTTCTTCGGCATGCCGCGATCGGCCCCGCTCGTCGGCGGTCTGGTTCTGGCGATCATGACGCTGCCGACCATCATCATCACCACCCGCAACGCGCTGAAGGCGGTTCCCCCGTCGATCCGCGAGGCGGCTCGCGGCATCGGCGCCTCGGAGATGCAGGTGATCGGCCATCACGTCCTGCCGCTCGCGCTGCCGGGCATCATGACCGGCGTCATCATCGG
Coding sequences within it:
- a CDS encoding ATP-binding protein; amino-acid sequence: MTTIPSSPAPSSPAPSGPGGAHSSEETDGPRRTVSLRRVALAGILGFGFAMAVDLPSWQPVLAGFFLMMAICFVPRRSVRRMRASDEIRRRQSPLWPDAGTKAVVEAMLEPAFVIDRNLLLRFRNGVSERAFGNMTLGDAISLRFRSPELLAAIEASVADRKTGSADFVEGRSSDRFWSVDILPIPASQGERPSFFLLLFRDRTAERRIERMRTDFVANASHELRTPLASLIGFIETLQGAARDDAVARARFLDIMRDQAARMSRLIDDLLSLSRIEMKRHVAVEGRVDLAEILREVREALEPLAGESALSIEIEAEPGAHIVAGDRDELLQVFSNLVENACKYGEGGKRVVMTLKRTRGRDGAFVEASVSDFGAGIAAEHVPRLTERFYRVETAGSRARKGTGLGLSIVRNILVRHRARLLVHSVVGQGSTFTARFPVKDIH
- a CDS encoding substrate-binding domain-containing protein, producing the protein MTIRTIAGLALGTALALVGQAHAQSRDNIQVVGSSTVFPYSQAVAERFANTASFKSPVVESTGTGGGMQIFCGGIGAQTPDLTGASRAMKKSEFDLCAKNGVTNVTEILLGYDALSLSSAQGGPDMDITKAQLFQALAAEVEVDGKIVANPYNAWNEIDASLPAEPILVYGPPPTSGTRDAWVELVMVEGCGEFAAIEALEKEKKAEVCERMRTDGKFVEAGENDNLIVQRLAADAKAFGIFGYSFLYENQDKLKGASIAGVKPSEETVKSGEYAVSRPLFIYVKNDHRTAIPGLNEFLTEYVSEGAIGTGGYLEERGLVPLSAEEAAKVRDAVTNSTAMTSPAS
- a CDS encoding SDR family oxidoreductase; the protein is MRLSGKIAIVTGGAKGIGRAIAERYLAEGASVMIADVDAAAGEKTVDDLGDKGTIAFTATDVSDATAVARLVASCQARFSAIDILVNNAGIVHKADFLDLEEADFDRVLRVNLKGAFLCGQAVARHMVQSVKRGGPAGTIVNMSSVNAVFALPDQVGYSVSKGGLNQLTKTMALSLAPYGIRVNAIGPGSIMTDLLAAVASDKGAEARILSRTPLGRIGDPAEIAAVATFLASDDASYVTGQTIYADGGRLGLNYTVPVKP
- the pstC gene encoding phosphate ABC transporter permease subunit PstC — encoded protein: MSLTLLIPLILAVVGYLVAKSKAKALAPVLGTKLHSLPSYHGYLVALAILVPSYVIIFLWLFLEQSVLKAIIVAALPSTMLDGALPAQVSLLVSQVQQAASGATFGTPDPAILVAAERLNEAAAFSRWALPAVIIVVAVAVVAFLISRIAVRFRARNLSEMIMRGLLLFCASLSIFATLGILMSLLFEGIQFFSRVSPLEFFFGTKWDPQIAIRADQVGSTGAFGAIPVFMGTLTIALTAMFVALPVGLFAAIYMAEFASPRVRNVVKPLIELLAGIPTIVYGFFAVLVVSPLLRDWAGSAGIQMSPTAAIVPGLVMGVMLIPFISSLSDDAITAVPQALRDGSLGLGANKAETITRVLLPAALPGIVGGVILATTRAIGETMIVVMAAGLTANLTANPLDGVTTVTVQIVALLTGDTEFDNPKTLAAFGLGLTLFLATLLLNLVAIQIVKKYREQYD
- the pstA gene encoding phosphate ABC transporter permease PstA, translating into MTDIPLTDRLATPTARETTRSRIRAGLAGRKSAQRRLKIYGIAAIVFALTMLGVLVSSVISTSLPAWTQTQILLDITVPEGGPGAPTANYGTVVDNAVAALFPAAERDRAELRRLTSMLSNGAQYWIRDAMAATSAAPGTVVPIWVPVSDAYEQLYEGIILASTPENRRPLNDGQIDRFEELQQQDRVRSVLDWGLINNADSRFPELAGLRGGLVGTFYLLIVCLCVSVPIGVGAAVYLEEYAPKNKFTDFIEINVNNLAAVPSIVFGLLGLALFLGFFGMPRSAPLVGGLVLAIMTLPTIIITTRNALKAVPPSIREAARGIGASEMQVIGHHVLPLALPGIMTGVIIGLAQALGETAPLLLIGMNAFITSAPDSMLEASTTLPTQIFIWFDSPERGFVARTSAAICVLLVVLSFMNIIAIILRRRFERRW